The nucleotide window GACACGGTTGGTAATTGGATTCTTGCATGATGCTTCACGGTGAGCCTTTGAGCAGCTTTTCACTTTAGGTACGGTGCTGAAACAAAGAACATTGATAGTAAatactgaaataatttaaacaCAAAAGATGAAGTCAATATGTTTGTGTAAAAACCGAAATACTTACGAACACACAAGTGATTTGGAGGGAAGTTTGTTTCTGTGTTCTTCTAAGACAGTTTTAATCTCAGTACAAGCTGAGATAGTAGATATATCAGTCTCCAAAATACATGGGTtgaataattctaaaaaatatttaaatataatttcataacatatcacttaaaattaaataatctatTCTACATTTACTTCGctaaatgaatgaataaactGAGAAGTTATCGAACGCTTacctaaaatttcttctacaGTTGATCGGCAAGCTTGATCAATGATGGCTGAAACAACTTTGATAGCTATGGTAGGTAATTCTTTAGATTCAGCTGGTAAGCAGGAAGAGATGAGGTCAACACCGGGTTTGGCACATTTAGCGAGGTTTTTCTTCATGAGAGAACAGAAAGTATCCGATCCAAGTTCAATATCTTCAATACAAGTTTCAATTTGTGAACCTACttcctaaaaataaaacaatatgtaGATATAAAATTACAAGTTTTTTATTGACTTTACAAATTGTGATCAATATATAGTGAAAAggaaatttaaacaatattaattatgtGATGCTTTTTCGTATACTATAATCTTGAATAAGATATATCAACTGACACCTGATTACGGATCCTAACCCAGAACGGGATTTTTATCACTGAATCTTTTGCGGATTTGAGTACGTACAGCaaaagaaggaaaacaaaaaaaaagtccATTTCACTTTAAACGATAACGTTATTGTTCACGCTGCACAATCAGTCTTACATACTATTAGGTAAACAGATACTTCTAAGCTcttaaagaaataataaatatgaaaaatcctATTATTGGTAGACAAGAACGACGAATTACCTCCGATAAAGCTTATGCAAAAACTTCATATATACGTGGAAACGGATCTTACTACACGGCAATACGAATGAGGGTTGTAAATCGAAGACACTTCTCATGCCACGATCTTTTAATAAAGAACAAGAACTTTACtcgccaaaaaaaaaaacaataattattatgacTTCTTCCGCAAAAAACAACTAACTAATGAAGAAGAATGTAGATTGCTAACTATTCTTTGTAAATGAGTTTGTGATGATTCGCTGCAATACATATTTGATCAACAACTTGTTCAATTTAGGtagaaaattcaacttttataaCATGATCTACAAATAccttcaatttattttactttttacgTGCGTTAATTTGTATGATAGATTCAAGATGTTTGATAATTGTAGACTTTTCAATGATTTACCCACTCACACGGATTATATATTGAAGTTTAATAACAAAAACCTATTTTCATGTTGAAATGCTAAAACCACAAATCTCAAAATATGGCCATTTACCCACTTATGTTCTAAGGTAGAAATAATCctttatgggtgattccgttctaactgtgattttttgtattcaaaatttcaagattttaaaatttaacttttctaacttttttatgcatattattcatctattttactgtaaaaataaaactctaagaggaatttactacaacttcaaagtatcacgagcaagacacaaatgtcggattttgagttccacggtactgactcatttatccacggtactgacatggtaacttaagatattaaacaacaagtgcatcaattttcctcagtttgatcataaacattagaatttataaggtaattagtttaaatcatttgttacgacaaaaaaaattaataatttatcggtaaattctaggaatggacatgacacggtactgacatggtaacttaagatattaaacaacaagtgcatcaattttcctcagtttgatcataaacattagaatttataaggtaattagtttaaatcatttgttacgacaaaaaaaattaataatttatcggtaaattctaggaatggacatgacacggtactgacattcaagtgatgtagtataagttttctttaagtggcaagttatattgtataaaaataatgtttaaatatcttaagaattattcaattaacacaaaatttttattaattgattattaattaatgactagtacaaaaaaacaatacaggacattgaatatcacagttagaacggaatcacccttataTGATTTAACCCGTTTACTTAGATCAGTTTCTTAACAGTGGACGTAatccaaattaaatttagatcATGATTGGGTTTATTTGATCATATTTTTCGAAAAGCTCTAGCATGAACTGATTGAACATAGGTAAAATgcgataatttattattaatattttcaaaaacaattccAACGACAGGCTTCTTTCAAATAACTAATTTgttcaacaaatttttgttgttggaAGTTCATTGTTTGTTTATACTACTGAAAGTTTTACTAGCagctatcaatatttttctaagaagaatttcaatataatataattcttACTTCAATTTGGGTTTCGATATTGGGGCATTGGGCTTTAGCTTTTTTTCCAAGTTCTTCCAAATCTTTAATAATGGTGATATTGAATTTGCTTTCTAGCAAAGAAGCTAATTCTTTCAATTCCTCTGAGGAACTGCTAGAATCCTTCTTGGATACTGTGCCGGCATTGGCAAAtcctgaaaaataaattcatacaGTGCGAGTTCAAAGTAAGGAAACAATCATTGAAACATTTTGGAATAAGAATAGTGgttcctaatatttttttagatgacGTTACTCACCACAAATAACAAGAAATACTGAAAAGATCACTAGCTTATTCATTTTGGATATTGTCCGCTTGACTGTTTTCTTTCAACTAGACTAAATCGATTCATACCGATACTTTTATACTGACCATAATCAAGAAACATTGATTAGGTTCTCAGTAAGTAATATCTATTTGAGCTGCAGATAaagttgtttatataaaaatattatgataactccaataaaaacaaagaatactatttaaagttgattttaaaaaacaattatataatttagttttactatttgatttgaaattaataGTGTTGTTTGCTGGATATACACTGTCAGAcgcaaaaagcaaaaaaatataaaagaattttttatgacACAATGTGTAACTTTTTATGTCAATATAGTATAGAGACTGGCTATTCTGTATGAAAGCAAACGGATTCTTTCACAAAACACGATCTACTTACCCAAATCTGTCACAAAGTACACGACATTACCtcattttatagtaaattatgaacaaataacataataacaaataatatggTTTTTTAAGCTTCATTTCACACAATACTTTGATTTAAATCCAAAATCAGCACAAACTCAGCCTGGTATCTTGAAAATGGTCCTGTAAAACTTCTCGTTATCGTAAAgcagcaaaaacaaaaaatttgccATGTAAATTTATTCATCTAATACGACATAAAACATTGAACCAACTgagtttaaaaatgttattcacAATTCCCCATAGGAAAATATGACCATTGGTCTTGTCAATGAAAGCTTTCATAGGATGGCTACAAACTTGTTGTGATTTGTGATGTCACAAAATTGGATTGTGTGAAATTTTTCCTTGTGGAATAGTCCTAGGCTGCATCCAACGTAGAGAAAAGTACATTTGTCAATAGGTTATTCAATTGAAACTATTTGATTATAATGatgtcataatttattattaagagTATACTGATATAAAGATTCacaaaaacaacaatcaaaaaccatttatttatggatcttattttgataaaaaaatgttttagtgcCCGTCAGCATGAtgttgaatgaatgaattttccCGGCAAATCTCGTTCTTTTACAAAACGACAACAAACTCTTGCAAGCACTCTGATATACTAGttgattttcatttctttaagCACTTGAGCTTGGTACACAAGAATCAATTTTAAgacaattagaaattattatttttttgctgaTTACCTGCATACAAAATACGGATACTTTCTTCTAAGTATACTTTTTACTATGGATTCTAAACAATTTCATGTGTtgatttatcattgcttcttgatgaaaaaaatactgtacaagatCAACAATgacttcaaaagtgttatctgGTCTCTGCTCCAACGAAAAGAAtcatttgttattgatttgctaaatttaaacgtggtcgtagaGACACCGATGAACGTTGTTCAATTGAGGTGGTCACGCTAGATATCATCAATaaaatccacaaattggttatatctagtcgtaaattgaaattgcgttaGATAGCTGAGATATCAGAAGGTGAACATTTGACTaagagaaagcttttttcataGTAGGTGCAAACAACGTCTTGATGATTCAGATCAGTATGAATGAGTGGACTGAAGCCAGTGAACAACAGTCAGCGgagaaggttatggcttcagtattttgggaatCGCATGAAATATTCCTAATCGACTTTCTTCGATAGGGAGAGACAATTAATAGCGAtaactacatagagttgttgaatcgtttgaatgcaaaaatcaaggaaaaactgCCTCATATGTAAGATAAAAACATTGCAgaaattgaagcctattttgaggcaaaagacaaattcttctacaagcacggcatcgagtaGTTAgtgaagcgttggaatgattgtattgcttttGAAAGACataacattgatgaataaaatcaacttttggcacaaaaatctgtttttcttagttagtcacacgacttattgagtgatattAAATTAAGGTAAATAGCAacagaattttatttcaaaaataaacgtcTTACTCATTTTGGTTAATAAAACAAGGGGTTAATAGCAATATTTGCATTTGGGTGTGAATcttcaatttgaattaaatgattaaatttttctaacttTCAATTGAAAACTTAACTCTGCCAATATCGCTAAGAGATAAAGCTAAAGCTGAAGAAAATACTCTTGGAATGCTGTCGGTTACGTTAATTTTGttgcaaataattttcatatgtaTACCCAACAAGCTCTCATTTTAATGGTACTCAACCCATAAAAAAACCATACTGTACCAAGTATTTTTATTGTACTTCAAACATAAAAtcttttaaacaaaaatcagaatttttagAACTATATTCTCCTTACTTTAGTTTGACTACAGAAAATTTTAGTAGAGCTTCATGTCAGATTTACAAACTGTAACTGTAACATGAATTTACCAATTCTGCCTTTAAGTTCATATTCTTACCCCTACTACCATCAAGCACTGATGAAATTGAAAGATACATAAAGTGATTATATAACACACGGAAgcctcaaatttatttttaagtcaTGACATTCTATCAATATCTATTCTAATTTAACCTTATCCTATTTAAATTGTGtgaaaattacaaacaaaagcTGTATAGCtacaataatgataattataattcattaatatCCTGATATAAAAACTTTCCAGAAGCTTCATAttatgttttcattttctttatcaatAAAGATTTATGACATGAAGTAAACACatgaattttgttttcgatCCAATGGAATTTATAATCCAAATAATTCTagataaatttgtttcattaGAGATTCTTGAAGTTTAGTTTGGTAAATACTAATCTTTGTTCCAGTAAGATtaatcatgaaatatttttatttattgtgtttAACTATAAGcagtaagttttttattttcaaattataaaattatcattcgaattttactttttttgttctgaaattttttatactaaaatttcaacgTAAATACAAaggttaaaatatttgttaatattatgtAGTTTAGAAGTTTCCCATCTTATTTATGAACTTATTAAATATctatttcacattttcattCGTTTGTGTAGTTACAAAATCTGCTCTCATCTCTCCATACTGTAAAATCAACCaaaaatttgaagtagaatAAGGGTGAGAAATATTATCACCTTATACGGCTACACAAATCACAAATCCTTTCAGAATGATCCAACAGGTATGAATACTCAATCAAGTGCAATCCAGTATATTATTATGGGAGTTATAAGAGTAAACAGTGGGTTATAGATTGAGTTGGGTTGTGTCATAATAATCCTAGCTTGTCTAAAATTGTAGACACGGAAATATGCAGTTTTTATTTAGTGAAAACTTTTTGTAATCCTTCTTCAGATATTTCAACACTAGTCATAATTAAAAACGAagtgatgaaataaaaatttctttgtcGGATGATTTACTGTCCAGTATTTGACAGTAAGGCTATTTGGTACACTCGACACtttgtatgaaaaattaagGCGTGATGATAGaaagtttttcaatttcttcagaatgtttatTGCATCCTTTAACGAACTCCATGAGAGGTTGAAGCATGTACTaccaaaaatagtttatttttccGAGAAGTCGATTGGAATGACTGGATTGGAACGTTCGCTACTGCTTCTAAGGTAGTGCCGGCGAAACAGTGGCATTGGACGGCTGCTCACCGGCATTTTACTAGCACTAATCAGCGGTCGCGTGTGTGCCAGGTCATATTTCCACATGTAGTTCACTAATAATATTTGGACGATCGGTATAAAATTGGCGGTCTAAAATCGGTGTGTGTGCAATTATCCTAATGAATACAGCAAGTTCTTTGCTATTGGGTATGTACCAATTTAAAATCAAGTATTTACAGTTGTTCAAAAATAGGGCTACAAGTCTTGGGCTTTCTacatgaaaaaagaaatatattattac belongs to Diorhabda carinulata isolate Delta chromosome X, icDioCari1.1, whole genome shotgun sequence and includes:
- the LOC130902126 gene encoding uncharacterized protein LOC130902126 — its product is MNKLVIFSVFLVICGFANAGTVSKKDSSSSSEELKELASLLESKFNITIIKDLEELGKKAKAQCPNIETQIEEVGSQIETCIEDIELGSDTFCSLMKKNLAKCAKPGVDLISSCLPAESKELPTIAIKVVSAIIDQACRSTVEEILELFNPCILETDISTISACTEIKTVLEEHRNKLPSKSLVCSTVPKVKSCSKAHREASCKNPITNRVAANFQDAIEASIKDVCDNKV